From Chaetodon trifascialis isolate fChaTrf1 chromosome 1, fChaTrf1.hap1, whole genome shotgun sequence, one genomic window encodes:
- the mns1 gene encoding meiosis-specific nuclear structural protein 1: MSWNRTYNQQQWSQRQSQEQRREQEARRVDRERQLQASLRDQESHERRRYLRQVQEEARERQVESALLKAEEERIKREKQAEQEERIAKELAQIDYETQREEKMRQYIKENSTELRELELKLRSAYLNKERAAQIAEQEALRFETMREDADFARKMKIQHEQAVIEQQKLEQKRHEELVQHQRQLEEQLMEKERKRQEAYKEFLKEKLMVDEIVRKIYEEDQMERQLKLEKARVTQQHIEEFQRQQAKWRRMEQEKMEAENRRIMEFVRRQDHMKETRMAKIRERNEAKEHLHKLLFEKMEEERQQRDEMERVREEHYFEEQEEANRQREIEAMEKKIRQRLMMQRTCQEQMAFKEMRRQAEKEEEEAFRRMMMAKFAEDDRIEQMNAQKRRMKQLEHKREVEKLIEDKRRQREADMELEAKERAIEEEREALRRQIVEEERQRLLKHHATKLLGYLPKGVLREDDLEHFDEDFRKNFKACQADVFSEDEWEDND; this comes from the exons ATG AGTTGGAACCGGACCTACAACCAGCAGCAATGGTCTCAGCGGCAGAGCCAGGAGCAGCGCAGGGAGCAGGAGGCCCGGCGTGTGGACAGAGAGCGGCAGCTGCAGGCCAGCCTGCGGGACCAGGAGAGCCACGAGAGGCGGAGATACCTGCGACAGGTGCAGGAGGAAGCCAGGGAGAGGCAAGTGGAGAGCGCTCTGCTCAAG gcagaagaggagagaataaAACGAGAAAAGCAAGCTGAACAAGAGGAGAGAATAGCTAAAGAACTGGCCCAGATCGATTATGAGAcgcaaagagaggagaaaatgaggcaGTATATTAAAGAGAacag cacgGAGCTTCGAGAGTTGGAGTTAAAACTGAGATCTGCATATCTGAATAAGGAAAGAGCTGCACAGATTGCTGAGCAGGAGGCTTTGAGGTTTGAGACAATG CGTGAGGACGCAGACTTTGCTCGCAAGATGAAGATCCAACATGAGCAAGCGGTCATTGAGCAGCAGAAGCTGGAGCAGAAGCGCCACGAGGAACTGGTGCAGCATCAGagacagctggaggagcagctcatGGAGAAGGAGCGTAAGAGACAAGAGGCATACAAGGAGTTCCTCAAAGAAAAGCTCATGGTTGATGAGATTGTCAGGAAGATTTACGAGGAGGATCAGAT GGAGCGACAGCTGAAACTAGAGAAGGCCAGAGTCACTCAGCAGCACATTGAAGAATTTCAGAGACAGCAGGCCAAGTGGAGACGCATGGAGCAAGAAAAGATGGAGGCCGAGAACAGACGCATCATGGAGTTTGTGAGACGTCAAGATCACATGAAGGAGACCAGGATGGCTAAGATCAGAGAGAGAAACGAAGCAAAGGAGCACCTTCATAAACTT ctgtttgagaagatggaagaggagaggcagcagcGTGATGAGATGGAGCGAGTCCGTGAGGAACATTATTTTGAAGAACAAGAAGAGGCtaacaggcagagagaaatt GAAGCGATGGAGAAGAAAATCCGACAGAGGCTGATGATGCAGCGGACCTGCCAGGAGCAGATGGCTTTCAAAGAGATGCggaggcaggcagagaaagaggaagaggaggccttCAGGAGAATGATGATGGCCAAGTTTGCAGAGGATGATCGGATAGAACAGATGAATGCCCAGAAACGACGCATGAAGCAACTTGAGCACAAACGTGAGGTGGAGAAACTGATAGAGGACAAGAGACGGCAGCGTGAGGCTGACATG GAACTCGAGGCTAAAGAAAGAGCaattgaggaggagagggaggcgcTGCGTAGACAGATCGTTGAAGAGGAGCGGCAGCGACTTCTAAAACATCACGCAACAAAACTCCTTGGATACCTTCCAAAG GGTGTACTCCGTGAAGATGACCTGGAGCACTTTGACGAGGACTTCAGAAAAAACTTTAAAGCGTGTCAGGCAGATGTGTTCTCTGAAGACGAATGGGAAGACAATGATTAG
- the znf280d gene encoding zinc finger protein 280C isoform X1, with protein sequence MSELFMECVEEELEPWQKQVPEVHLIDDDDDEPIFVGVISNNQKDGKPNPPPPPRNTAEKQEIKPPAPQPVIGSSQIMLPLSIAGNAVSAAAPNLATVTPQPVIVNNQGFIVTSPQLPNSSEFIASLGSQYPPGTSFTIVPAGQQQLFQHVTPATVIPGAVHRPQVQQISNNIVTLSNVQSPALYSAQSNQMQPNLSSSQSLHTFSVPVKTNSNNRDQTVVKRGLPPQQTDSMAKRVKLELGPTKVIVPVENGILKKKCPKCQEEFVTQENLRCHMVSCCAKVDSTAPSALDISANKRIMLVSEFYYGCFEGDGIKKEAQKTNTTFKCQSCLKVLKNNIRFMNHMKHHLELEKQNSESWESHTTCQHCYRQYMTPFQLQCHIESAHSPIESSTNCKICELAFESEQVLLEHMKDNHKPGEMPYVCQVCNYRSSFFSDVESHFRSAHENTKDLLCPFCLKVLRSSHMYMQHYMKHQKKGIHRCGKCRLNFLTYKEKVEHRTHVHKTFRKPKALEGLAPGTKVTIRASLTGKTPTLPVSPERSGFIVSSDTQSFSQQTKPPISVSKSKSNISVAGKTKPTASRKQDGRNTKHNLVLRNLRVDGGCYTCIECNSQVDDFFSHFPMVSNCGACKYRTSCKVSIGNHMIRFHSTITKNRFLKMDHKKNSSALKSTLVCLNCDLLVDASGGDLMTKHLTDRPNHICKVIQDKADMKAKDRVHLIFGQPAKVVYVLTSGAAQRPKETDLKLVESVTSQSIPLTAVDKPESVPMLPAGDQEKASTEICVAAGSSEGPLMQPLLPVLSSSCTLDGVSDQCDESVGNSEILEAREQLPLAGFVTEDETKEQQPKSE encoded by the exons ATGTCTGAACTTTTTATGGAATGTgttgaggaggagctggagccgTGGCAGAAACAAGTTCCTGAAGTTCACTTgatagatgatgatgatgatgaacccATCTTCGTTGGAGTGATTT CAAATAACCAAAAAGATGGCAAACCcaatcctccacctcctccgaGGAACACGGCAGAGAAACAAGAAATAaagcctcctgctcctcagcctGTCATTGGGTCTTCACAGATAATGCTGCCATTGAGTATTGCTGGAAATGCAGTGAGTGCTGCAGCTCCCAATCTGGCCACAGTGACTCCACAGCCTGTTATTGTCAATAACCAG ggCTTCATTGTCACTTCTCCACAATTACCAAACAGCAGTGAGTTTATTGCCTCCCTTGGGTCCCAGTACCCCCCTGGGACTTCATTTACAATTGTACCAG ctggtcagcagcagctttttcaGCATGTCACTCCAGCCACAGTAATACCTGGTGCTGTCCACAGGCCTCAGGTGCAACAAATCAGCAACAACATTGTGACATTGTCTAACGTCCAGAGCCCTGCTCTATATTCAGCGCAGTCTAATCAGATGCAACCCAACCTCTCCAGCTCACAATCTCTTCACACCTTTTCTGTGCCTGTAAAGACCAACAGCAATAACAGAG ATCAAACCGTGGTCAAACGAGGATTACCACCACAGCAAACAGACAGCATGGCAAAAAGAGTTAAGCTTGAGTTGG GACCAACAAAAGTAATAGTCCCAGTGGAAAATGGGATCTTGAAGAAGAAGTGCCCAAAGTGCCAAGAAGAGTTCGTCACACAGGAGAACCTGAGATGTCATATGGTG agctgctgtgcaAAAGTGGACAGTACGGCTCCTTCAGCCTTGGATATAAGTGCAAACAAGCGCATCATGCTGGTCTCAGAGTTCTACTACGGCTGCTTTGAGGGAGATGGGATCAAGAAGGAGGCGCAGAAAACCAACACCACTTTCAAGTGCCAGAGCTGTTTAAAAGTTCTCAAGAACAACAtcag GTTCATGAACCATATGAAGCACCACCTCGAGCTGGAAAAGCAGAACAGTGAGAGCTGGGAAAGCCACACAACGTGCCAGCATTGCTACCGACAGTACATGACTCCATTCCAGCTGCAGTGCCACATCGAGAGCGCGCACAGCCCGATCGAATCCTCAA cCAATTGCAAGATATGTGAGCTGGCGTTTGAGTCAGAGCAAGTTCTCCTGGAGCACATGAAGGACAACCACAAGCCCGGGGAAATGCCTTACGTGTGTCAG GTCTGCAATTACAGGTCCTCCTTCTTCTCAGATGTGGAGTCGCATTTCCGAAGTGCCCATGAAAACACGAAAGACCTGCTCTGTCCCTTCTGTCTCAAAGTTCTTAGGAGTAGTCATATGTACATGCAGCATTACATGAAACATCAG aaAAAGGGGATCCATCGCTGTGGAAAATGCAGACTGAATTTCCTTACATACAAGGAGAAAGTGGAGCACAGGACTCACGTCCACAAGACTTTCAGAAAACCTAAAGCCTTGGAGGGCCTTGCTCCGGGGACAAAG GTGACCATTCGAGCCTCCCTCACAGGAAAGACACCCACATTGCCGGTCTCCCCTGAGCGATCTGGCTTTATTGTTAGTTCAGACACGCAAAGTTTCAGTCAGCAAACCAAACCTCCAATCAGTGTATCCAAGTCGAAATCAAACATCTCTGTAGCCGGAAAAACCAAGCCGACTGCAAGCAGGAAGCAAGATGGCCGTAATACCAAGCACAATCTGGTGCTCAGGAATCTCAG AGTTGATGGAGGGTGTTACACGTGCATCGAGTGCAACTCACAAGTTGACGACTTCTTTTCTCATTTCCCAATGGTTTCAAATTGCGGTGCGTGCAAATATCGGACAAGCTGCAAAGTTTCCATCGGGAATCACATGATAAG ATTCCATAGCACCATAACCAAAaacagatttctgaaaatggatCACAAGAAAAATTCATCTGCATTAAA ATCAACCCTGGTCTGTCTCAACTGTGACCTCCTCGTAGATGCATCGGGTGGTGATCTGATGACCAAACATTTAACTGATAGACCCAATCACATATGCAAAGTCATTCAGGACAAAG CAGATATGAAAGCCAAAGATCGAGT GCATCTCATCTTCGGGCAGCCAGCAAAAGTCGTGTACGTCCTGACATCCGGAGCTGCACAAAGACCAAAGGAAACAGACTTGAAACTAGTTGAAAGCGTCACATCTCAAAGTATTCCTCTCACTGCTGTCGACAAACCAGAATCGGTGCCGATGTTACCGGCAGGTGATCAGGAAAAGGCTTCCACGGAAATCTGTGTCGCTGCAGGTTCCTCTGAAGGACCATTAATGCAGCCATTGCTGCCTGTTTTGTCGTCGTCTTGTACATTGGATGGGGTTTCAGATCAGTGTGATGAGTCAGTTGGTAACTCGGAGATCCTTGAAGCCAGAGAGCAGCTCCCCCTCGCAGGTTTTGTCACTGAGGATGAGACGAAGGAACAGCAGCCTAAATCAGAGTGA
- the tex9 gene encoding testis-expressed protein 9: protein MAQRSCDKKVRPSQPVVSQPKKCSSTNSKAGRSKRAEVRPHVRSASGPTEKHTDDLFAKEEQYKLLNAELEAKTADLVRQAEQLMREQSEVLSKPISTLVLTDIEDEEDSRIITPHQCTVQEPRVKVETKKRATSSQNRATGKPEKEPTRKTSHVDDLAAVGDSADFFLAKTIRSMEEKMNNTAAHDNVADDVSNADDNAGSGISDAQIRVLKAKLRIMQEELDQLSCEYYKKDDENDKLNAKIKEIEEDRARLQKTTSIQLTQIEKHRALADESGKKCDGLQLQVSALHKEIENLNRSHKQAAAVHSTVEVRLNRALEEVEKLKTQLSKMKQMNKDKISEEHQSKENLLAENKMLKKQKAELIVGFKKQLKLIDILKRQKMHFEAAKLLSFSEDEFMKALDWGKS from the exons ATGGCTCAAAGAAGTTGTGATAAAAAAGTCCGTCCATCACAGCCCGTAGTCTCGCAG CCCAAGAAGTGCTCGTCCACTAACAGTAAGGCTGGGAGATCCAAGAGGGCTGAAGTACGTCCGCATGTCAGATCTGCCTCTGGTCCAACAGAGAAGCACACAGATGACCTTTTTGCTAAGGAAGAACAATACAA ACTCTTAAATGCAGAGCTGGAAGCCAAAACAGCAGATCTGGTGAGACAGGCAGAGCAGCTTATG AGAGAACAGAGTGAAGTTCTGTCAAAACCCATATCCACCCTCGTGCTGACAGACattgaggatgaagaggattCAAG GATAATAACACCTCATCAGTGCACTGTGCAGGAGCCCCGTGTGAAG gtggagaccaaaaaaagGGCCACATCATCACAAAACAGGGCTACTGGAAAACCAGAAAAAGAGCC AACCCGAAAAACATCTCACGTTGATGATTTAGCAGCTGTAGGAGACTCGGCTGACTTTTTCCTGGCAAAGACCATTCGTAGcatggaggagaagatgaaCAACACCGCTGCTCATGACAATGTTGCAGATGATGTGTCTAATGCTGATGACAATGCAGGATCAG GCATTTCAGATGCTCAAATACGAGTTCTGAAGGCAAAACTACGGATCATGCAAGAGGAACTGGACCAGCTCTCATGTGAATACTATAAGAAG GATGATGAAAACGATAAGCTGAATGCAAAAATTAAGGAGATTGAGGAGGATCGAGCCAGACTGCAGAAGACAACAAGCATCCAGCTCACACAGATTGAAAAGCACCGAGCTTTAGCAGACGAATCTGGcaaaaaatgtgatggtctTCAATTGCAAGTGTCTGCTTTACACAAG GAAATAGAAAATCTGAATAGATCccacaaacaagcagcagccGTCCACAGCACTGTGGAGGTCCGTCTGAACAGAGCcttggaggaggtggagaagttAAAGACTCAACTCAGCAAGATGAAACAGATGAATAAG GACAAGATAAGCGAGGAACATCAGAGTAAAGAAAATCTACtggctgaaaacaaaatgctaaaaaaacagaaagcagagctcATTGTGGGTTTCAAGAAACAGCTCAAGCTGATCGACATCCTCAAGAGACAAAAG atgCATTTTGAAGCTGCGAAGCTGCTGTCGTTCTCAGAGGACGAGTTCATGAAAGCCCTAGACTGGGGGAAGTCATGA
- the LOC139333919 gene encoding zinc finger and SCAN domain-containing protein 29-like, whose protein sequence is MAAHKISPWSIYEVQTFLGLVADERIQRELDGATRNEKVYQEVAQLMATHGYHRTYRQCREKLKKLKSDYRAIKDHNGRSGSRRKSWRWFDKMDSMYGHRPASNGRAGGLDTATSLLEAMVEDGKRKRSLFLQEQATALGEINLEDVRQQELNRAQRDQHLQMLLEEARQAREVEAAFRREENAQNAAFQQAFIGVLGQMVQALNNRHV, encoded by the exons atggctgctcatAAAATATCGCCGTGGTCCATCtacgaggtccagacttttctgggtttggtgGCAGATGAAAGAATTCAAAGGGAGCTAGACGGAGCGACCCGGAATGAGAAAGTGTACCAGGAGGTCGCCCAGTTGATGGCCACTCACGGTTACCACCGGACCTACCGACAGTGCCGTGAGAAACTGAAAAAGTTGAAAAGCGATTACCGTGCCATTAAGGACCACAACGGTCGGAGTGGGTCGCGTCGGAAGAGCTGGCGATGGTTCGACAAAATGGACTCGATGTACGGACACCGACCGGCAAGCAACGGGAGGGCGGGTGGCCTCGACACGGCCACGTCTTTGTTGGAGGCGATGGTGGAGGATG GCAAGAGGAAAAGGTCCCTGTTCCTGCAGGAGCAGGCCACAGCCCTGGGGGAGATAAATCTTGAGGACGTGAGGCAACAGGAGCTGAACAGGGCACAGAGGGATCAGCACCTCCAGATGCTCCTCGAAGAGGCACGCCAGGCGAGGGAGGTGGAGGCTGCCTTCAGAAGGGAGGAGAACGCACAGAACGCCGCTTTCCAGCAGGCCTTCATTGGCGTGCTGGGCCAGATGGTGCAGGCGCTGAACAACCGGCATGTGTGA
- the znf280d gene encoding zinc finger protein 280C isoform X2 — protein MSELFMECVEEELEPWQKQVPEVHLIDDDDDEPIFVGVISNNQKDGKPNPPPPPRNTAEKQEIKPPAPQPVIGSSQIMLPLSIAGNAVSAAAPNLATVTPQPVIVNNQGFIVTSPQLPNSSEFIASLGSQYPPGTSFTIVPAGQQQLFQHVTPATVIPGAVHRPQVQQISNNIVTLSNVQSPALYSAQSNQMQPNLSSSQSLHTFSVPVKTNSNNRDQTVVKRGLPPQQTDSMAKRVKLELGPTKVIVPVENGILKKKCPKCQEEFVTQENLRCHMVSCCAKVDSTAPSALDISANKRIMLVSEFYYGCFEGDGIKKEAQKTNTTFKCQSCLKVLKNNIRFMNHMKHHLELEKQNSESWESHTTCQHCYRQYMTPFQLQCHIESAHSPIESSTNCKICELAFESEQVLLEHMKDNHKPGEMPYVCQVCNYRSSFFSDVESHFRSAHENTKDLLCPFCLKVLRSSHMYMQHYMKHQKKGIHRCGKCRLNFLTYKEKVEHRTHVHKTFRKPKALEGLAPGTKVTIRASLTGKTPTLPVSPERSGFIVSSDTQSFSQQTKPPISVSKSKSNISVAGKTKPTASRKQDGRNTKHNLVLRNLRVDGGCYTCIECNSQVDDFFSHFPMVSNCGACKYRTSCKVSIGNHMIRFHSTITKNRFLKMDHKKNSSALKSTLVCLNCDLLVDASGGDLMTKHLTDRPNHICKVIQDKDMKAKDRVHLIFGQPAKVVYVLTSGAAQRPKETDLKLVESVTSQSIPLTAVDKPESVPMLPAGDQEKASTEICVAAGSSEGPLMQPLLPVLSSSCTLDGVSDQCDESVGNSEILEAREQLPLAGFVTEDETKEQQPKSE, from the exons ATGTCTGAACTTTTTATGGAATGTgttgaggaggagctggagccgTGGCAGAAACAAGTTCCTGAAGTTCACTTgatagatgatgatgatgatgaacccATCTTCGTTGGAGTGATTT CAAATAACCAAAAAGATGGCAAACCcaatcctccacctcctccgaGGAACACGGCAGAGAAACAAGAAATAaagcctcctgctcctcagcctGTCATTGGGTCTTCACAGATAATGCTGCCATTGAGTATTGCTGGAAATGCAGTGAGTGCTGCAGCTCCCAATCTGGCCACAGTGACTCCACAGCCTGTTATTGTCAATAACCAG ggCTTCATTGTCACTTCTCCACAATTACCAAACAGCAGTGAGTTTATTGCCTCCCTTGGGTCCCAGTACCCCCCTGGGACTTCATTTACAATTGTACCAG ctggtcagcagcagctttttcaGCATGTCACTCCAGCCACAGTAATACCTGGTGCTGTCCACAGGCCTCAGGTGCAACAAATCAGCAACAACATTGTGACATTGTCTAACGTCCAGAGCCCTGCTCTATATTCAGCGCAGTCTAATCAGATGCAACCCAACCTCTCCAGCTCACAATCTCTTCACACCTTTTCTGTGCCTGTAAAGACCAACAGCAATAACAGAG ATCAAACCGTGGTCAAACGAGGATTACCACCACAGCAAACAGACAGCATGGCAAAAAGAGTTAAGCTTGAGTTGG GACCAACAAAAGTAATAGTCCCAGTGGAAAATGGGATCTTGAAGAAGAAGTGCCCAAAGTGCCAAGAAGAGTTCGTCACACAGGAGAACCTGAGATGTCATATGGTG agctgctgtgcaAAAGTGGACAGTACGGCTCCTTCAGCCTTGGATATAAGTGCAAACAAGCGCATCATGCTGGTCTCAGAGTTCTACTACGGCTGCTTTGAGGGAGATGGGATCAAGAAGGAGGCGCAGAAAACCAACACCACTTTCAAGTGCCAGAGCTGTTTAAAAGTTCTCAAGAACAACAtcag GTTCATGAACCATATGAAGCACCACCTCGAGCTGGAAAAGCAGAACAGTGAGAGCTGGGAAAGCCACACAACGTGCCAGCATTGCTACCGACAGTACATGACTCCATTCCAGCTGCAGTGCCACATCGAGAGCGCGCACAGCCCGATCGAATCCTCAA cCAATTGCAAGATATGTGAGCTGGCGTTTGAGTCAGAGCAAGTTCTCCTGGAGCACATGAAGGACAACCACAAGCCCGGGGAAATGCCTTACGTGTGTCAG GTCTGCAATTACAGGTCCTCCTTCTTCTCAGATGTGGAGTCGCATTTCCGAAGTGCCCATGAAAACACGAAAGACCTGCTCTGTCCCTTCTGTCTCAAAGTTCTTAGGAGTAGTCATATGTACATGCAGCATTACATGAAACATCAG aaAAAGGGGATCCATCGCTGTGGAAAATGCAGACTGAATTTCCTTACATACAAGGAGAAAGTGGAGCACAGGACTCACGTCCACAAGACTTTCAGAAAACCTAAAGCCTTGGAGGGCCTTGCTCCGGGGACAAAG GTGACCATTCGAGCCTCCCTCACAGGAAAGACACCCACATTGCCGGTCTCCCCTGAGCGATCTGGCTTTATTGTTAGTTCAGACACGCAAAGTTTCAGTCAGCAAACCAAACCTCCAATCAGTGTATCCAAGTCGAAATCAAACATCTCTGTAGCCGGAAAAACCAAGCCGACTGCAAGCAGGAAGCAAGATGGCCGTAATACCAAGCACAATCTGGTGCTCAGGAATCTCAG AGTTGATGGAGGGTGTTACACGTGCATCGAGTGCAACTCACAAGTTGACGACTTCTTTTCTCATTTCCCAATGGTTTCAAATTGCGGTGCGTGCAAATATCGGACAAGCTGCAAAGTTTCCATCGGGAATCACATGATAAG ATTCCATAGCACCATAACCAAAaacagatttctgaaaatggatCACAAGAAAAATTCATCTGCATTAAA ATCAACCCTGGTCTGTCTCAACTGTGACCTCCTCGTAGATGCATCGGGTGGTGATCTGATGACCAAACATTTAACTGATAGACCCAATCACATATGCAAAGTCATTCAGGACAAAG ATATGAAAGCCAAAGATCGAGT GCATCTCATCTTCGGGCAGCCAGCAAAAGTCGTGTACGTCCTGACATCCGGAGCTGCACAAAGACCAAAGGAAACAGACTTGAAACTAGTTGAAAGCGTCACATCTCAAAGTATTCCTCTCACTGCTGTCGACAAACCAGAATCGGTGCCGATGTTACCGGCAGGTGATCAGGAAAAGGCTTCCACGGAAATCTGTGTCGCTGCAGGTTCCTCTGAAGGACCATTAATGCAGCCATTGCTGCCTGTTTTGTCGTCGTCTTGTACATTGGATGGGGTTTCAGATCAGTGTGATGAGTCAGTTGGTAACTCGGAGATCCTTGAAGCCAGAGAGCAGCTCCCCCTCGCAGGTTTTGTCACTGAGGATGAGACGAAGGAACAGCAGCCTAAATCAGAGTGA
- the LOC139331834 gene encoding uncharacterized protein — MEDIEAMLYLLLGLWLFVTHKAREETQKRLRAARQNTLEKYKRVWEFIQQCDAEDEMLRAAKRRRIRMVLSFQNRRRKQSVWAVNRASEWWDVTVPGLTSTQWVQNFRMSEETFSFLCNKLRPAMERQDTTFRECVPLKKRVAIALWKLATGSEYRSIGHLFGVSNTTVCRCVQEFCAAAETFLVPEQIRFPDEEKFREMAAYSENRWGLPHCVGAIDGSHIPIIAPQEFHCDYFNRKGWHSIILQGVVDGKGLFWNVFAGMPGSLHDAMVLRLSTLWELASRGNHFPAHTRDLGGVTAGYYILGDSAYPLQNWLLKPFHDTGQLTAEQQVFNKKCSRARVVVENAFGRLKGRWRCLLKRNDCDVQLVKSMVLTCCALHNLCETHGETFETEWDVPAAATAVEPVVAVDQGVEEEGRDVREGLIRHLLANS, encoded by the exons atggaggacatcgaggcgatgttgtatttgctgctcggtttgtggctttttgtcacacacaaagcaagagaagaaacccagaaaaggctTCGGGCTGCAAGGCAGAACACTCTGGAAAAGTACAAGCGAGTTTGGGAATTCATTCAGCAGTGTGACGCCGAAGATGAGATGCTACGAGCTGCTAAGAGGCGACGTATTAGG atggtTCTCTCATTCCAAAATCGCCGCCGCAAACAGTCGGTCTGGGCGGTCAACCGAGCGTCCGAATGGTGGGACGTGACTGTTCCTGGCCTCACGAGCACGCAGTGGGTGCAGAACTTCAGGATGTCTGAAGAAACGTTCAGCTTTCTCTGCAACAAACTGCGTCCAGCTATGGAGCGACAGGACACGACTTTCCGTGAATGCGTCCCCCTGAAGAAGAGAGTAGCTATTGCACTCTGGAAGCTTGCTACCGGCTCTGAATACAGGAGTATTGGACATCTGTTTGGAGTCAGCAACACAACAGTGTGCCGGTGTGTGCAGGAgttttgtgctgcagcagagacatttTTGGTGCCAGAACAAATCCGTTTTCCAGATGAGGAGAAGTTCAGAGAAATGGCTGCCTACAGTGAGAACAGGTGGGGGCTTCCACACTGTGTTGGTGCTATTGATGGATCCCACATACCCATCATAGCACCACAAGAGTTTCACTGTGACTACTTTAACCGTAAAGGCTGGCACTCCATCATTCTTCAAGGTGTTGTTGATGGAAAGGGGCTGTTCTGGAATGTGTTTGCTGGAATGCCAGGGAGCTTGCATGATGCCATGGTTCTGAGACTGTCCACACTGTGGGAGTTAGCCAGCAGGGGAAACCACTTCCCAGCTCACACAAGAGACCTCGGTGGGGTGACTGCTGGTTATTACATCCTTGGAGACTCAGCATATCCCTTGCAGAACTGGCTCTTGAAACCATTTCATGACACCGGACAACTGACAGCAGAACAGCAAGTCTTCAACAAAAAATGCAGTAGAGCACGGGTGGTGGTGGAAAATGCTTTTGGCAGGCTGAAGGGAAGGTGGCGTTGTCTCCTGAAAAGGAATGACTGTGACGTGCAGCTGGTGAAATCCATGGTGCTGACTTGCTGCGCACTGCATAACCTCTGTGAAACTCATGGAGAGACTTTTGAGACTGAATGGGACGTACCCGCAGCTGCAACTGCAGTTGAACCTGTGGTGGCAGTAGACCAGGGTGtagaggaggagggcagagatgTACGGGAGGGTCTGATACGTCATCTGTTAGCAAAtagctaa